Proteins encoded together in one Impatiens glandulifera chromosome 1, dImpGla2.1, whole genome shotgun sequence window:
- the LOC124922186 gene encoding E3 ubiquitin-protein ligase PUB23-like, with amino-acid sequence MATDDQQLEIPPFFVCPISLDIMKDPVTVPTGITYERDFIEKWVFAQKNQTCPVTKLPLSVNVDLTPNHTLRRLIQSWCSINVSRGVERFPTPKPLASKSQISKLLHDHNSKSADEQIKCLKKLKSIAAISDANKRCIETAGGAEFAASLITLEDSSELVVEDEYVGASDEALSMLHLLQLSDPFLKSLATNEFITALTRIMRDGCYDSRVYAVMILKSITEVANTTQMAGLKPEFFTEIVQLLKDEVTPKATRAGLHVLINVSPVGRSRVKAVEAGAVRVLIDMLLDSSEKRVCEMVLTVLDQLCQCAEGRAEVLCHGAGVAIVSKKILRVSKVGSERASRVLHSLAKYSGSPAVLHEMMEAGVVAKLCLVLQVDSGARTKERAREILKMHAITWKNSKCLPLALLSSYPRS; translated from the coding sequence ATGGCCACAGACGATCAACAACTCGAAATCCCACCTTTCTTCGTATGCCCAATCTCCCTCGACATCATGAAAGATCCGGTCACAGTCCCAACCGGAATAACCTACGAACGCGATTTCATAGAGAAATGGGTATTCGCCCAAAAGAATCAAACATGTCCGGTAACAAAACTCCCACTCTCCGTAAACGTCGATCTCACCCCAAACCACACGCTGCGTCGTCTCATCCAATCGTGGTGCTCCATCAACGTTTCTCGAGGAGTCGAACGGTTCCCGACGCCCAAACCGTTAGCGAGCAAATCCCAGATCTCGAAACTTCTACACGATCATAATTCTAAATCCGCAGACGAACAGATCAAGTGTCTCAAGAAATTGAAGTCAATCGCCGCCATCAGCGACGCCAATAAACGATGCATCGAGACGGCCGGAGGGGCAGAGTTCGCCGCTTCGTTGATCACATTGGAGGATTCGTCGGAGTTAGTTGTAGAAGACGAGTACGTTGGAGCTAGCGACGAGGCACTTAGCATGCTACACTTACTCCAGCTATCGGATCCCTTCCTAAAGTCATTAGCCACGAACGAGTTCATAACCGCGTTAACTCGGATAATGAGAGACGGTTGTTACGATTCCAGGGTTTACGCGGTCATGATACTAAAATCCATTACGGAAGTAGCCAACACAACTCAGATGGCAGGTTTGAAACCCGAGTTCTTCACCGAGATAGTTCAACTATTGAAAGACGAAGTTACTCCTAAAGCCACCAGGGCGGGGCTTCATGTGCTGATCAACGTGAGTCCGGTGGGGCGGAGCCGGGTGAAGGCGGTAGAAGCCGGGGCGGTTCGTGTTTTAATCGACATGTTACTTGATTCGTCTGAGAAGAGGGTATGCGAGATGGTGTTGACGGTTCTAGACCAGCTCTGCCAGTGCGCGGAGGGGCGGGCGGAGGTTTTGTGCCACGGGGCAGGGGTGGCTATCGTTTCAAAAAAGATACTTAGGGTTTCGAAGGTGGGTAGCGAGAGGGCGAGTAGGGTTTTGCATTCGCTAGCCAAGTATTCGGGCAGTCCGGCGGTTTTGCATGAGATGATGGAGGCGGGGGTGGTGGCGAAGTTGTGTTTGGTTTTACAAGTTGATAGCGGGGCGAGGACGAAGGAGAGGGCGAGAGAGATCCTTAAGATGCACGCAATCACATGGAAGAATTCAAAGTGCTTACCTTTGGCTCTACTCTCTTCTTACCCTCGATCATAA